One genomic segment of Catalinimonas alkaloidigena includes these proteins:
- a CDS encoding rod shape-determining protein, producing the protein MFNISSLKRGNSLGIDLGNSNTIFTEKEEQYFSHPSFIALHKNNKAVKAVGQEAYDMLGKASEQFKIVKPLKGGVIMDYDSANCMVKSFIKNLYLRPSFFYGLDNVVAGIPYDTTEVERRALRDVLEQFKAHRKYLIFEPIAAAIGMGLDIQEADGKFLVDIGGGSN; encoded by the coding sequence ATGTTTAACATCAGCAGCTTAAAAAGGGGAAATAGTCTGGGAATAGACTTAGGGAACAGTAATACGATTTTTACTGAGAAAGAGGAACAATATTTCTCTCACCCTTCCTTCATTGCATTGCATAAAAATAACAAAGCAGTGAAAGCGGTGGGCCAGGAAGCCTATGATATGCTGGGCAAAGCCAGTGAGCAGTTTAAAATTGTAAAGCCTCTAAAAGGCGGGGTGATCATGGATTACGATTCGGCCAATTGCATGGTAAAGTCATTCATCAAAAATCTCTATTTGAGACCTTCCTTTTTTTATGGCTTAGATAATGTGGTAGCAGGGATTCCGTATGATACTACTGAAGTGGAACGAAGGGCGCTACGTGATGTATTAGAGCAATTCAAGGCTCATCGGAAATACCTTATCTTTGAACCCATCGCTGCTGCCATCGGCATGGGGCTGGACATTCAGGAGGCTGATGGTAAATTTTTGGTAGACATTGGGGGCGGGAGTAACTGA
- a CDS encoding GreA/GreB family elongation factor — translation MSKKIVVTERDYDLISKFVNYHPKNLSSYSYSRLLEELKEANIVAGDKIPEGVIGLNSEVTLYENTLGKEVKITLVVPSKVNPKNNMISIFSPLGVALIGYHEGDVVEWEVHGTVRKYQVLEVINPGNNA, via the coding sequence ATGTCAAAAAAGATTGTAGTCACCGAAAGAGATTATGATTTGATCTCAAAATTTGTCAATTACCATCCTAAAAATCTATCCAGTTATTCGTATTCAAGACTTCTGGAAGAACTGAAAGAAGCCAATATTGTCGCCGGCGATAAAATACCGGAAGGTGTAATTGGGCTGAATTCGGAAGTTACATTGTATGAGAACACGCTTGGGAAAGAGGTTAAGATAACTTTAGTAGTACCCAGCAAAGTGAACCCTAAAAACAATATGATTTCAATTTTCTCCCCATTGGGCGTAGCGCTAATTGGATATCATGAAGGAGACGTGGTGGAATGGGAAGTGCACGGAACAGTAAGGAAGTATCAGGTGCTAGAGGTCATTAATCCCGGAAATAACGCATAG
- a CDS encoding response regulator: MHKIVLIEDNADVRETTADILELANYEVITAESGKLGIEKATEHQPDLIICDIMMPGLDGYGVLHILSKKPETASIPFIFLTAKAEKDDVRKGMNLGADDYLTKPFEEMELLNAVESRLRKNEVLKKEYSKNIHGLNEFYTEASEFKELKDLSKKRKIKAYKKKKNIFQEGSKAEALYFLSKGKIKTFKTTEDGKEFITGIFQEGDFFGLMPLLSEIETYTETAVAMEEAEVCLIPQEDFFKFLYSNRSVANKFIKMLSNNLMEREEQLLQVSYFSVRQRVAEVLLRVSEPSSKQANTLPEVTLTREDLAGLIGTVKETVIRTLADFKEEGLIAIDRKKITILDKDRLTKVKT; this comes from the coding sequence ATGCATAAAATAGTACTGATAGAAGATAATGCTGATGTCAGAGAAACCACCGCCGATATTCTTGAATTGGCGAACTATGAGGTAATCACTGCTGAAAGCGGAAAGCTAGGCATAGAAAAGGCCACCGAGCATCAACCTGACCTGATCATCTGCGATATTATGATGCCCGGCCTGGATGGTTATGGTGTATTGCACATCCTCAGCAAAAAACCGGAAACTGCCAGTATTCCTTTTATTTTCCTCACTGCCAAGGCAGAAAAAGATGATGTGCGCAAAGGAATGAACCTGGGAGCAGATGACTATCTGACCAAGCCTTTTGAGGAAATGGAATTGCTTAATGCTGTAGAAAGCCGGCTACGTAAAAACGAAGTGCTTAAAAAAGAGTATTCTAAGAATATCCATGGGCTTAATGAGTTTTACACGGAAGCCAGTGAGTTTAAAGAACTGAAAGACCTTTCAAAAAAAAGGAAGATCAAGGCCTACAAAAAGAAAAAGAATATTTTTCAGGAAGGCAGTAAGGCAGAAGCACTCTATTTCTTAAGCAAAGGGAAGATCAAGACTTTCAAGACTACTGAAGATGGTAAGGAGTTCATTACCGGCATCTTTCAGGAAGGTGACTTCTTTGGGCTTATGCCTTTGCTGAGCGAAATAGAAACCTATACCGAAACTGCCGTAGCTATGGAAGAGGCTGAAGTTTGTCTCATTCCTCAGGAGGATTTCTTCAAGTTTCTCTATAGCAACCGTAGCGTAGCCAACAAATTTATCAAAATGCTTTCCAACAATCTGATGGAAAGAGAGGAGCAACTGCTACAAGTATCTTACTTTTCAGTAAGGCAAAGGGTGGCCGAAGTACTCTTAAGAGTAAGTGAACCATCCTCCAAGCAAGCTAACACCTTGCCCGAAGTTACTTTAACCAGAGAAGATCTTGCCGGACTGATCGGAACGGTGAAAGAAACAGTGATCAGAACACTGGCAGACTTCAAAGAGGAGGGGCTTATTGCTATTGATCGCAAAAAGATTACCATTCTGGACAAGGATCGCTTAACAAAAGTAAAAACATAA
- a CDS encoding sensor histidine kinase: MHLKSDFEIVKNNLQKNISQHTPVEELLTQIIKWIEKQSDEFVLSILVANHANDQWQIAAAPSLSSDLVELIKLVVFKQLPEIKSNSSFEPISKKIIWKDSKHPSPNGWWVTPIHSRMNGKLLGAFLLFFKDYRSPKTNEISLIINGVDWAATVIEQKMSVDAILSPEVKQQSYTEELERKVKERTRELTAMVKKLVETNLSLQYQIHETRQADAQAKKNYALYVAIARYFPKVMIVVINRDYRIVFLDGEELRKIALNKEKVEGLSVKEVENFSSEWKKQMISYAQKTFEGGHHSYEIKHKTNSYKVNTMPLDEGQADVNLVMFVFTNVSEQKSTEKKMLKALKKEKELSELKSRFVSMASHEFRTPLSTILSSANLIARLNEPGKEEKRLKNVERIKSSVKNLIDILNEFLSLGRLEEGALQMKKEVFDLMEFMEIIVQELQHVQKPGQEVRLTSDQESIHVNLDKQFTRNVFLNLLSNALKYSPQNKPVDLMISTKDTSLTVKIKDQGIGIPEDEQQNLFNLFFRARNVTNIEGTGLGLPIVKKYIELMKGEITFDSKIEQGSTFTITLPLDQEENA, translated from the coding sequence ATGCACCTTAAGTCTGACTTTGAAATTGTGAAAAATAACCTTCAGAAAAATATATCTCAGCATACCCCTGTAGAGGAGTTACTGACACAGATCATCAAATGGATAGAAAAGCAATCTGATGAGTTTGTGCTTTCCATACTCGTAGCAAATCATGCTAACGATCAATGGCAAATCGCTGCTGCTCCTTCATTATCATCTGATTTGGTAGAGCTTATCAAGCTTGTTGTATTCAAGCAATTGCCTGAAATCAAGAGTAATTCATCTTTTGAGCCGATCAGCAAAAAAATTATCTGGAAAGACAGTAAACATCCCTCTCCTAATGGCTGGTGGGTCACGCCTATTCATTCCCGGATGAACGGAAAACTCTTAGGCGCGTTCCTGTTATTTTTCAAAGATTACAGATCACCGAAAACGAATGAGATTTCACTGATCATCAACGGGGTGGACTGGGCAGCTACCGTAATTGAGCAAAAAATGTCAGTAGATGCGATTCTCTCTCCCGAAGTCAAACAGCAATCGTATACCGAAGAGCTGGAACGAAAGGTAAAGGAGCGTACCCGGGAATTAACCGCTATGGTCAAAAAGCTGGTAGAAACCAACTTATCCCTGCAATATCAGATCCATGAAACCCGGCAGGCGGATGCACAGGCGAAGAAAAACTATGCTTTATACGTGGCCATTGCCCGCTACTTTCCCAAGGTGATGATAGTGGTCATCAATCGTGATTATCGGATCGTATTTCTGGACGGGGAAGAATTACGAAAGATAGCTTTGAATAAAGAGAAGGTGGAAGGGCTTTCTGTAAAAGAGGTTGAGAATTTTTCTTCTGAATGGAAGAAACAAATGATAAGCTATGCACAAAAAACCTTTGAGGGAGGACATCATTCTTACGAGATCAAACATAAGACCAATAGCTATAAGGTCAACACTATGCCCTTGGATGAAGGGCAGGCGGATGTTAATCTGGTGATGTTCGTGTTTACCAATGTTTCCGAGCAGAAGAGTACGGAAAAAAAAATGCTGAAAGCGCTGAAGAAGGAAAAAGAACTGAGTGAGCTGAAATCCCGCTTTGTTTCCATGGCTTCTCATGAGTTCAGAACACCTTTGAGCACCATTTTGTCTTCTGCTAACCTGATCGCCCGCCTGAATGAGCCTGGAAAGGAAGAAAAGAGGCTAAAAAATGTAGAACGTATTAAATCCAGTGTAAAAAACCTGATAGATATCCTCAACGAGTTCCTGTCTTTAGGAAGGCTGGAAGAGGGAGCCCTGCAGATGAAGAAAGAAGTCTTTGACCTTATGGAGTTTATGGAAATTATTGTTCAGGAATTGCAACATGTACAAAAGCCGGGACAGGAAGTGAGGCTCACCTCTGACCAGGAGAGCATACATGTCAATCTGGATAAGCAGTTTACCCGGAATGTTTTTCTTAACCTTTTGTCCAATGCCCTTAAATATTCTCCCCAAAATAAACCCGTGGATTTGATGATCAGCACAAAAGATACATCGCTTACTGTGAAGATCAAGGATCAGGGAATAGGTATCCCGGAAGACGAACAACAGAATTTGTTCAACCTTTTTTTCAGGGCACGTAATGTCACCAATATAGAAGGCACAGGATTAGGCTTACCTATCGTGAAGAAATACATAGAGCTTATGAAGGGTGAAATTACTTTTGATAGCAAAATAGAGCAGGGCTCAACTTTTACAATAACACTACCTTTAGACCAGGAAGAAAATGCATAA
- a CDS encoding STAS/SEC14 domain-containing protein, with protein sequence MVESITTHRDDIIGFRIDGTVSEVDLKPVLIELREKLKSYAKVRLYVEYVDAYGFSLDTLIEELEYNFGDLECFEKAVIITIKDWLKQAAQYSSIVSTIQLKSFHFSEKDKAGRWIEE encoded by the coding sequence ATGGTAGAATCAATCACAACCCATAGGGATGACATCATTGGCTTTCGGATAGATGGAACAGTCAGTGAAGTGGATTTAAAACCTGTACTTATTGAATTAAGAGAAAAACTGAAGTCTTATGCAAAAGTAAGGCTTTATGTAGAATATGTTGATGCCTACGGCTTTTCTCTGGATACATTGATTGAAGAACTGGAATATAATTTTGGAGATTTGGAATGCTTTGAAAAAGCAGTAATCATAACCATAAAAGACTGGCTTAAACAGGCCGCTCAATACAGCAGTATAGTCAGTACGATACAATTGAAGAGCTTTCATTTTTCAGAAAAAGATAAGGCTGGTAGATGGATAGAGGAGTGA
- a CDS encoding alpha-amylase family glycosyl hydrolase has product MEQRIKDIDFGTLLNKKFFPSPNAWEDEVLYFMMLDRFSDKNEKGYLDNDGQLVNPGTTPLFQPEDRGNATRTDEDRKAWVEAGSKFVGGTLRGLESKIGYLKRLGVTAIWISPIFKQLVSQHTYHGYGIQNFLDVDPRFGTREDLISMVKTAHTHGIRVILDIILNHSGDVFAYRPESFRCEIKDDHDNVIGKEACWQIDGTTYEVEGFKDRDGNLTLPFGPVPASEFPDGAIWPLEFQEPATFSRRGVIRNFDFDPEFREGDFFTLKDIRLGQGPVDYYQESAALLNLCEVYKFWIALADIDGFRVDTVKHMDDGASRLFTSAIHEFTQSIGKENFYLIAEITGGRVNAFRTLEEVGMNAALGINDIPDKLEYLVKGFRNPDDYFKLFRNSLLVQKESHVWFRDKVVTSFDDHDQVRKGQNKARFCYDEGPGQHENFRMILNALAFNAMTMGIPCIYYGSEQAFDGHGRNDRFIRESMFGGDFGAFQTKGRHFFNEQSHTYQELAKILTIRKESIVIRRGRQFLRPISGDGINFGLPQMVGKEIRSVVPWSRIFNKQEVLMAINTDYFQAKTAWVTIDNGLHAEGDMLTCIYSTDANQIGSQLNIEARNGKAVLLTVPAAGFVIYQ; this is encoded by the coding sequence ATGGAACAGCGGATAAAGGATATTGACTTTGGTACCTTGCTCAATAAAAAGTTTTTTCCTTCCCCCAATGCCTGGGAAGATGAAGTGCTTTATTTTATGATGCTGGACAGATTCTCTGACAAAAATGAGAAAGGTTATCTGGATAACGACGGACAATTGGTAAATCCAGGGACTACTCCTTTATTTCAGCCGGAAGATAGAGGAAATGCCACACGGACAGATGAAGACAGAAAAGCATGGGTGGAGGCAGGAAGTAAATTTGTCGGAGGCACACTGAGGGGGCTTGAGTCAAAAATAGGTTATCTTAAGCGGCTTGGAGTCACTGCTATCTGGATCAGCCCCATTTTTAAACAGCTGGTCTCTCAGCACACCTACCATGGCTATGGCATACAAAACTTCCTGGATGTAGATCCCCGTTTCGGCACTCGTGAAGATTTGATTTCTATGGTGAAAACCGCACATACACATGGGATACGCGTTATCCTGGATATTATTCTGAACCATAGCGGAGATGTGTTTGCCTATCGCCCCGAATCGTTTCGCTGTGAGATCAAAGATGATCATGACAATGTCATCGGAAAAGAAGCCTGCTGGCAAATAGATGGTACTACCTATGAGGTGGAAGGTTTTAAAGACCGTGACGGGAATCTCACATTACCGTTTGGACCTGTGCCAGCCTCAGAATTTCCCGACGGAGCCATCTGGCCGCTTGAGTTTCAGGAGCCGGCCACATTTAGTCGCCGTGGGGTGATTCGTAACTTTGACTTTGATCCTGAGTTTCGCGAAGGAGATTTTTTCACGCTCAAAGATATCAGGCTAGGGCAGGGGCCAGTAGACTATTATCAGGAATCTGCTGCATTGCTCAATCTGTGTGAGGTTTACAAGTTCTGGATTGCGCTGGCAGATATTGATGGGTTTCGTGTGGATACTGTAAAGCATATGGATGATGGGGCAAGCCGCCTTTTCACCTCAGCCATACATGAATTTACCCAAAGTATCGGAAAAGAAAATTTTTACCTTATTGCCGAAATTACCGGCGGACGGGTGAATGCATTCAGAACGCTGGAAGAAGTAGGGATGAATGCGGCCCTGGGAATTAACGATATCCCCGATAAACTGGAATACCTGGTGAAAGGCTTTCGTAACCCTGATGATTATTTCAAATTATTTCGTAACTCTTTACTGGTACAAAAAGAATCTCACGTATGGTTTAGAGATAAAGTGGTGACCTCCTTTGATGATCATGACCAGGTGCGGAAAGGACAAAACAAGGCCCGTTTCTGCTATGATGAAGGCCCCGGGCAGCACGAAAATTTCCGGATGATATTAAACGCTCTGGCTTTTAATGCGATGACTATGGGCATTCCCTGCATCTACTATGGCTCCGAGCAGGCCTTTGACGGGCACGGACGCAATGATCGCTTTATCAGAGAGTCTATGTTTGGGGGTGATTTCGGCGCTTTTCAGACTAAGGGACGGCATTTCTTCAATGAGCAAAGTCATACCTATCAGGAGCTGGCGAAAATTCTCACAATACGCAAAGAAAGTATAGTGATCAGGCGTGGGCGCCAGTTTTTACGGCCTATCTCAGGAGATGGCATCAACTTTGGCCTTCCTCAGATGGTCGGCAAAGAAATTCGTTCCGTCGTCCCCTGGTCACGTATCTTTAATAAACAAGAGGTGCTGATGGCTATCAACACAGACTATTTCCAGGCTAAAACCGCCTGGGTTACCATTGACAATGGCTTGCATGCGGAAGGAGATATGCTAACATGTATCTACTCCACCGACGCAAACCAGATTGGTTCTCAACTAAATATTGAAGCACGCAATGGTAAGGCGGTTTTGCTCACCGTTCCGGCCGCAGGCTTTGTCATTTATCAGTGA
- a CDS encoding NAD(P)-dependent alcohol dehydrogenase has product MKAIVYEKYGSPDLLELREVKRPEPRPHEVLIKVLAAAVNKADWHLLRGEPLPIRLMAGLFKPKHKIPGADVAGIVERVGSKITHFRPGDEVFGDLSGSGFGSFAEYVSTDEKCLAKKPSKLSYEESAALPMAAVTALQGLLDQGRVEEGQEVLINGASGGVGSYAIQLAKAYGAHVTAVSSTAKVEIAYQLGADEVIDYKLHDFIKDSKQYDLIFDVVGNRSPKEIERVLKPGGTYVSCAFSLGALLLGPWKYLTERKKMINLLASTNPASLQRISKLVEEEKLRPVIDKSFTLDDVPEALRIIGRGQAAGKLVIAV; this is encoded by the coding sequence ATGAAAGCGATTGTTTATGAAAAGTATGGCTCTCCTGACCTGCTTGAATTAAGAGAAGTAAAGCGTCCGGAGCCCCGCCCCCATGAGGTACTCATCAAGGTACTGGCCGCCGCTGTCAATAAAGCGGACTGGCATTTGCTGAGAGGTGAACCTTTACCGATACGTTTGATGGCCGGTTTATTCAAGCCAAAGCATAAAATACCTGGCGCTGATGTTGCCGGCATCGTGGAGAGAGTGGGCAGTAAAATTACTCACTTTCGTCCGGGGGATGAAGTTTTTGGGGATTTGTCAGGAAGTGGGTTCGGAAGTTTTGCCGAGTATGTGAGCACTGATGAAAAGTGCTTGGCAAAAAAGCCATCAAAACTTAGCTACGAAGAATCAGCGGCATTGCCCATGGCGGCTGTAACTGCCCTACAAGGACTTCTCGACCAGGGAAGGGTAGAGGAAGGCCAGGAAGTACTGATCAATGGTGCCTCAGGTGGTGTGGGCAGCTACGCCATTCAGCTTGCCAAAGCATATGGTGCGCACGTTACCGCTGTGAGCAGTACTGCCAAAGTGGAAATTGCCTATCAATTGGGAGCAGACGAGGTCATTGATTATAAGCTCCATGATTTTATCAAAGACAGCAAGCAGTACGACCTGATCTTTGATGTCGTAGGAAACCGTTCTCCTAAAGAGATTGAGCGGGTACTTAAACCAGGAGGCACTTACGTTAGCTGTGCTTTCTCCCTGGGCGCACTCTTGTTGGGACCATGGAAATATTTGACTGAAAGGAAAAAAATGATCAACCTACTGGCCAGCACTAATCCTGCGAGCCTCCAACGGATCAGCAAACTGGTAGAGGAAGAAAAGCTGAGGCCGGTGATTGACAAGTCCTTTACACTAGATGATGTACCAGAGGCATTACGGATCATAGGCAGAGGACAAGCTGCCGGAAAGTTGGTCATCGCCGTATAG
- a CDS encoding DUF4386 domain-containing protein, which translates to MKNQISRPEHKNLLRLTGLLYLLVIICAGFSQGYVRGTVVVPSDAGATATNILSNEGLFRLGLLTDLLAFLLDGVISVLLYQIFKPYNKTLAMVSSTFRLLAHPAIASLNLLNHYLALEVLGGEAFLEVFTTPQLHAMSLFFMEAHQYGYLIAGAFFGVHCFLLGVLIYQADIIPNLLGGLLIGSAAGYLMETFGDFSFPGNEAWLVLVVGITAAVGEVSLSLYLLLKGKAKSYNNNVKITTS; encoded by the coding sequence ATGAAAAATCAAATATCAAGACCGGAGCACAAAAATCTGCTAAGATTAACTGGCCTGTTGTACTTACTGGTGATCATTTGTGCCGGATTCAGCCAGGGCTATGTACGAGGCACAGTGGTAGTTCCCTCGGATGCAGGGGCTACTGCTACCAACATCTTGTCCAATGAGGGATTATTCCGTTTGGGTTTGCTAACTGATCTGCTTGCCTTCCTGCTGGATGGGGTTATCTCTGTATTGCTTTATCAGATTTTCAAGCCTTACAACAAAACCCTGGCGATGGTCTCATCCACATTCCGCTTACTGGCGCATCCGGCGATCGCCAGCCTGAACTTACTCAACCATTACCTGGCGCTGGAAGTCCTGGGAGGAGAAGCCTTTCTAGAAGTTTTCACTACCCCGCAACTTCACGCTATGAGTCTGTTTTTCATGGAGGCCCATCAGTATGGCTACCTGATTGCCGGGGCATTTTTTGGCGTGCATTGCTTTTTGCTGGGCGTGTTAATCTATCAAGCTGACATAATTCCCAATTTGCTTGGTGGATTACTGATCGGCTCTGCAGCGGGTTATCTGATGGAAACTTTCGGTGACTTTAGCTTTCCAGGAAATGAAGCCTGGCTGGTACTGGTGGTTGGAATCACTGCAGCAGTGGGAGAAGTTAGCCTTAGCTTGTACTTACTACTGAAAGGAAAGGCAAAGTCGTATAATAATAACGTCAAAATTACTACCTCATGA
- a CDS encoding DUF6567 family protein, with amino-acid sequence MKKTTKIIMSLILIVGLSSCGVNKAWVFNQNQNTTQVQLGRNNFKQVSQVSGSAEVSYVLIFGSANKKQLYATAYADMLKNAELNAGSRSLTNVLTEEHIGGVPPFYYKRTVTVSARLIEFTE; translated from the coding sequence ATGAAAAAGACAACAAAAATAATCATGAGCCTGATACTTATCGTCGGGCTGAGCTCATGCGGAGTGAACAAAGCCTGGGTTTTCAACCAGAACCAGAACACGACACAAGTACAACTAGGCAGAAACAACTTCAAGCAGGTAAGCCAGGTTAGCGGAAGCGCTGAAGTCAGTTATGTATTGATTTTTGGAAGTGCAAACAAGAAACAATTGTATGCCACTGCCTATGCAGACATGCTGAAAAACGCGGAGCTGAATGCAGGTTCAAGATCGCTCACGAATGTGCTTACCGAAGAACACATAGGCGGTGTACCTCCATTTTACTATAAGCGAACCGTGACGGTAAGTGCCAGGCTCATTGAGTTTACTGAATAA
- a CDS encoding AraC family transcriptional regulator, with amino-acid sequence MSFVSLSIYQKAIHLSQEEGLSPNLLKHQLRRKEIMCGDKYIPMELLLEVYELADQHLKPAFGLRQGKQLTADDYGTLGLSWKTCWRAKDVLDRAERYMILVTDHGEARIEEANGTTKLKLIRDAQRKGIETANEATFVMLSGIMREVTNKEIYPVGVCFKHTIEEAKPFVDFFRCPVRFGQEENAIQFSTSAIDIPTVKADKSIHRFLLERLDEEKKGIYANADRLLGELYKLIEEALPSGIPSVIQMAEYLGMSARTLKRRLAEKGLSFRELVQNIQREVAVALLRNSRQSISEIAFLTGFSEQSAFNRAFKRWLGQSPADYRKNL; translated from the coding sequence ATGTCTTTTGTTTCACTAAGTATTTATCAAAAAGCCATCCACTTAAGTCAGGAGGAAGGCTTATCTCCGAATCTACTCAAACACCAGCTGAGAAGAAAAGAAATTATGTGTGGAGATAAATATATCCCCATGGAATTGCTTCTTGAAGTATATGAATTGGCGGATCAGCACTTGAAACCTGCATTTGGCTTAAGACAGGGTAAGCAGCTCACTGCAGATGATTACGGTACTTTGGGGCTTTCCTGGAAAACTTGCTGGCGGGCAAAAGACGTACTGGACCGGGCTGAAAGATATATGATACTCGTTACAGATCATGGAGAAGCACGCATAGAAGAAGCGAATGGTACTACAAAACTCAAGTTAATCAGAGATGCTCAACGTAAGGGAATAGAGACAGCCAATGAAGCTACCTTTGTAATGCTTAGTGGCATCATGAGAGAAGTGACCAATAAGGAAATCTATCCTGTAGGAGTTTGCTTTAAACATACGATTGAAGAGGCTAAGCCATTTGTTGATTTTTTCAGATGTCCTGTTCGCTTCGGACAGGAAGAAAACGCCATTCAGTTTAGTACCTCAGCTATCGATATCCCTACAGTAAAAGCCGACAAGAGTATTCATCGTTTTTTACTTGAACGTCTGGATGAAGAAAAAAAAGGAATTTATGCGAACGCTGACCGGCTATTGGGTGAGTTGTACAAGCTCATTGAAGAGGCACTTCCCAGTGGAATCCCCAGTGTTATTCAAATGGCTGAATACCTGGGGATGAGTGCCAGAACGCTCAAAAGAAGGCTGGCGGAGAAAGGCCTGTCGTTTAGAGAGTTGGTACAGAATATTCAGCGGGAAGTGGCTGTAGCCCTGTTGAGGAACTCCAGACAATCCATAAGTGAAATAGCCTTCCTGACTGGCTTCTCAGAACAAAGTGCGTTTAATCGCGCGTTCAAGCGCTGGCTGGGGCAATCTCCGGCAGATTACCGGAAAAACCTCTGA